From one Comamonas piscis genomic stretch:
- a CDS encoding DUF11 domain-containing protein: protein MSAPTGAAVPLVDDYQWSGWFNKTTTNHVASASELPGSALTGPIQGDWISFGETPSVITNGVVANGALVAGRVSFTYNEKISIASNVNLSSIKIRGTGGFDNYALFLVKPDTTPSGATDWVRTTAAGMDNDSAANAISLDGDTEGLGFYYGDNTIGFAIQNFASANTVASNVTGVIADFEITADCLTEPAPQPTAILACPAGSQVGDEVRVGPFTTNARDWKWTKRFNAGALENVEQPLFDSYRYRGYFDPAAASTPSTARWISPGTTDPASTDLPGVPYPAATGQSNGGVDASTFVMNQSINVGANVDLASIKLDGRFAFDDYGNSVYVKPAAGTETWGGTYLSNGFGAFTTLTTPAIPGFERGQNTIGFMLDGGQNLNSCAGGTCAMAAAAEFYVTAACTGEPPSADLSITNTSSASSVAPGATVTYTIAASNAGPMDATGATVTNTLPAALTDATWTCVGTGGGTCTASGSGNINDSVNLPAGATVTYTVTAKVAANATGSLATTASIASPAGVDDPTPANNSATVSSVVATHGSATPVPTLDLAGLALLGGLSAGIGALALRRRQRAQ, encoded by the coding sequence GTGAGCGCTCCCACGGGCGCGGCCGTGCCCCTGGTCGACGACTACCAATGGTCCGGATGGTTTAACAAGACGACGACCAACCACGTCGCCAGCGCCAGTGAATTGCCTGGTTCGGCTTTGACAGGACCCATTCAAGGTGACTGGATTTCGTTTGGTGAAACCCCATCCGTCATTACCAACGGTGTGGTCGCCAATGGCGCCTTGGTCGCTGGCCGTGTGTCTTTCACCTATAACGAAAAGATCAGCATTGCCAGCAATGTCAATCTGTCGTCCATCAAGATCCGGGGCACCGGAGGCTTCGATAACTACGCGCTGTTTCTGGTCAAACCCGATACCACGCCCTCTGGCGCCACGGACTGGGTTCGTACAACTGCTGCGGGCATGGACAACGATTCGGCTGCCAACGCGATTTCGCTGGATGGCGACACGGAGGGACTGGGCTTTTACTACGGCGACAACACGATTGGCTTCGCGATTCAGAATTTCGCGTCCGCCAACACAGTGGCCAGCAACGTGACTGGCGTAATTGCCGATTTTGAAATCACCGCCGATTGCCTGACTGAGCCTGCGCCGCAGCCCACGGCCATTCTGGCTTGCCCTGCTGGCAGCCAAGTGGGTGATGAAGTCCGGGTAGGCCCGTTCACCACCAATGCCAGAGACTGGAAGTGGACCAAGCGCTTCAATGCAGGGGCCTTGGAGAACGTCGAGCAGCCGCTGTTTGACAGCTACCGCTACCGCGGCTATTTCGACCCCGCTGCAGCCTCTACCCCCTCGACTGCGCGCTGGATCAGTCCGGGAACAACGGACCCGGCTAGCACCGACCTCCCAGGCGTTCCCTATCCTGCTGCCACCGGCCAGTCCAACGGCGGAGTGGATGCATCTACGTTTGTGATGAACCAGTCCATCAATGTTGGCGCTAACGTCGATCTGGCCAGCATCAAACTGGACGGCCGGTTTGCCTTTGACGACTACGGCAACTCCGTCTATGTCAAGCCAGCCGCTGGCACCGAAACCTGGGGAGGAACCTACCTGTCGAATGGTTTTGGTGCGTTCACAACGTTGACGACACCCGCTATCCCCGGTTTTGAGCGTGGCCAGAACACCATCGGCTTTATGCTGGACGGTGGTCAAAACCTCAACAGCTGCGCTGGCGGCACCTGCGCCATGGCTGCTGCGGCTGAGTTCTACGTGACCGCAGCCTGCACCGGCGAGCCGCCGAGCGCTGACCTGTCGATCACCAACACCAGCTCCGCATCCAGCGTGGCCCCCGGTGCGACGGTGACGTACACCATTGCCGCCAGCAACGCCGGCCCGATGGATGCCACTGGCGCCACGGTGACCAACACCTTGCCAGCGGCACTGACCGATGCCACCTGGACCTGCGTGGGTACGGGCGGCGGCACCTGCACGGCATCGGGCAGCGGCAATATCAACGACAGCGTGAATCTGCCCGCTGGCGCAACCGTTACCTACACAGTGACCGCCAAGGTCGCTGCAAACGCTACGGGCTCACTGGCCACCACGGCAAGCATTGCCTCCCCAGCTGGCGTGGATGACCCCACCCCTGCCAACAACAGCGCAACCGTCAGCAGCGTCGTCGCCACCCATGGATCTGCGACGCCAGTACCTACGCTGGATCTCGCCGGCTTGGCTCTGCTGGGCGGTCTGAGCGCCGGTATCGGTGCCTTGGCACTGCGCCGCCGCCAACGCGCCCAGTGA
- a CDS encoding IPTL-CTERM sorting domain-containing protein — protein sequence MKKVTLAVACLTAMSALNAQASELSVYISQPVRNAALNAAVPDGALPWSESYQQTYTIETFNGETLGDKTTGNWAIGTYEVGAGGNTNVAAANVYGGAGTGTAVGSGGSNFLNAGTTGTPEGVTVTLTNPARYVGFWWSAGSNGNNVELLDEHDNVLTAMTTDGLMTFLNSPDNLTMKALDGTTTYSRAQYNGNPFVEGNGGEPYVYLNYVLKDTTGFGATAIKKIRFWGAGFELDNIAVREETLPGLPADTELPGSWVPTEINNVFEDPPATADDAGSTRINTPSAPLDITLNDPYVPAGSAVTPQATSANGGTIAADPANPGKFIYTPATGFIGTDSFSYQVCLPTPNQTKCATSVVTMTVTAPDLAIDLSGIGATATVGLPYQGAFTCTNLGNADAVSETTCTTGPLPEGLSVQACTVSPDNSAWVAGNRIAQGAVVTCDVAGTPANVKKTTTTTGTTSTTGDSDLLNNSAPQDITVVGVPNVVIDLGGLPSTGTVGLPYKGSYTCTNQGSADQADASCSASGLPAGISQGPAACTIVTPAAPAPTGWTSPSAIPEGAVVTCPVEGKPTEVGSALVSGSGAESKASKDISISAVPMAIPVPSLSTWALMVLAGCLAMLGMGRARKRSI from the coding sequence ATGAAAAAAGTGACTTTGGCGGTGGCCTGCCTCACGGCCATGAGCGCCTTGAATGCCCAGGCCAGCGAGCTCAGCGTTTATATTTCCCAACCCGTTCGCAACGCTGCGCTCAATGCCGCGGTGCCGGATGGCGCCCTGCCCTGGTCAGAGTCTTATCAGCAGACATACACCATTGAGACATTCAACGGCGAGACGCTGGGCGACAAAACCACCGGCAACTGGGCCATCGGAACTTACGAAGTGGGCGCCGGCGGCAATACCAATGTGGCTGCGGCCAATGTGTATGGCGGCGCAGGCACCGGCACAGCGGTGGGCAGTGGCGGCTCCAACTTCCTGAACGCCGGAACGACCGGCACACCAGAAGGCGTGACGGTGACTTTGACCAACCCGGCGCGCTATGTCGGTTTCTGGTGGTCGGCGGGCTCCAACGGCAACAACGTCGAGTTGCTGGACGAGCACGACAATGTGTTGACCGCGATGACCACCGACGGCCTAATGACGTTCCTGAATTCGCCCGACAACCTGACCATGAAGGCCTTGGACGGCACCACCACCTACTCCCGAGCCCAGTACAACGGCAATCCTTTTGTGGAGGGTAATGGCGGTGAGCCCTATGTCTATCTGAACTATGTGCTGAAAGACACGACGGGCTTCGGCGCCACCGCCATCAAGAAGATCCGCTTCTGGGGCGCCGGCTTTGAGCTGGACAACATCGCCGTGCGTGAAGAAACGCTGCCTGGGCTGCCGGCAGATACCGAATTGCCCGGCAGTTGGGTGCCGACAGAGATCAACAACGTCTTCGAGGACCCACCGGCCACCGCTGACGACGCCGGCAGTACCCGCATCAACACGCCCTCGGCGCCGTTGGACATCACCTTGAACGACCCGTATGTGCCAGCAGGCAGCGCAGTCACACCGCAGGCGACGTCGGCCAACGGCGGCACGATTGCGGCCGATCCAGCCAATCCAGGGAAATTCATCTACACACCCGCCACGGGCTTCATCGGCACCGACAGCTTTAGCTACCAGGTCTGCCTGCCAACGCCCAACCAGACCAAGTGCGCGACGTCGGTGGTGACGATGACCGTCACCGCGCCCGATCTGGCGATCGATCTGAGCGGCATCGGCGCTACTGCGACTGTCGGCCTGCCTTACCAAGGGGCATTTACTTGCACCAACCTGGGCAATGCGGATGCGGTGTCTGAGACGACTTGCACCACCGGCCCGCTGCCGGAAGGCCTCAGCGTGCAGGCTTGCACCGTGAGCCCGGACAACAGCGCCTGGGTCGCTGGCAACCGCATTGCGCAAGGCGCTGTCGTGACCTGTGACGTAGCCGGTACGCCCGCCAATGTGAAGAAAACGACGACGACGACTGGCACGACCAGCACCACGGGCGACAGCGACCTGCTCAACAATTCGGCGCCCCAGGACATCACCGTTGTAGGTGTGCCAAATGTCGTCATCGACCTGGGCGGCTTGCCATCAACAGGCACGGTCGGCTTGCCGTACAAAGGCAGCTACACCTGCACCAACCAAGGCAGTGCCGACCAGGCAGATGCCAGTTGCAGCGCCTCCGGCCTGCCTGCCGGCATCAGCCAAGGTCCTGCGGCCTGCACCATCGTGACACCAGCTGCACCCGCCCCCACCGGCTGGACCTCGCCTTCGGCGATCCCCGAAGGCGCAGTGGTGACTTGTCCCGTTGAAGGCAAGCCGACGGAGGTTGGATCAGCGTTGGTAAGCGGCTCAGGCGCTGAAAGCAAGGCAAGCAAGGACATCAGCATCAGTGCCGTTCCCATGGCCATTCCGGTCCCATCGCTGTCCACCTGGGCGCTGATGGTGCTGGCGGGATGCCTGGCCATGCTCGGCATGGGACGCGCACGCAAGCGCAGTATCTAA
- a CDS encoding DMP19 family protein: MQPDGQAVTGSPITDVIFEEKRVLLVLEDGRRLAAPLSWVGPRVAAMDAQQRSQWVTTADRRGLNWPSAGQTSADGALNVWMLEQDALFEAALAELKAADWKIDQISSRSRALVALWRLVADGYNGGLLQFLGNWGMAEMDAALAALADIQASATLDVVTEFWRLVGPIAQSEEVNTIDDVYRAVAGELSERIEALDEQFWEAAEELVKRVPEFFGPAPSAN; the protein is encoded by the coding sequence ATGCAGCCAGATGGACAAGCCGTCACCGGTTCTCCAATCACCGATGTCATTTTTGAAGAGAAGCGCGTCCTGCTCGTGCTGGAAGATGGTCGCAGGCTAGCGGCACCGTTGTCTTGGGTGGGGCCCAGGGTGGCGGCGATGGACGCGCAGCAGCGGTCGCAGTGGGTGACCACCGCCGACCGGCGGGGGCTGAACTGGCCCAGCGCCGGCCAGACCTCGGCCGACGGCGCTCTCAATGTCTGGATGCTGGAGCAGGATGCGCTGTTTGAAGCGGCGCTGGCAGAGCTGAAGGCCGCTGACTGGAAGATCGACCAAATCAGTAGCCGCAGCCGGGCGCTGGTGGCCTTGTGGCGCCTGGTGGCCGATGGCTATAACGGCGGGCTGCTGCAGTTTCTGGGCAACTGGGGCATGGCCGAGATGGATGCGGCGCTGGCCGCACTGGCCGACATCCAGGCCAGCGCCACGCTCGATGTAGTGACCGAGTTCTGGCGCCTGGTCGGGCCGATTGCCCAGTCCGAAGAGGTCAACACAATCGATGATGTATACCGCGCCGTGGCGGGCGAGCTGTCCGAGCGGATCGAGGCACTGGACGAACAGTTCTGGGAGGCGGCCGAGGAGCTGGTCAAGCGGGTGCCGGAGTTTTTTGGGCCTGCGCCGTCGGCGAACTGA
- a CDS encoding cytochrome C5, with amino-acid sequence MTQIAHLRDAIAASQLLQDVEAADGFVIGSVRFKAAGADIHVNVDPELDDHPEMDANALIANTQRFLAMPVERWQQLVNDIVLEVEDAVEEVEDDAEVQEPTDLRDDLRLHSVAVFADAVLLSFVAPQQFPQCWVRAQLCEELALEDISIDEDDSVETLEFKSLDDMLDNLSANNDK; translated from the coding sequence ATGACACAGATTGCCCATCTCCGAGATGCCATTGCGGCGAGCCAGCTTCTTCAAGACGTGGAAGCCGCCGACGGCTTTGTCATTGGCAGCGTGCGCTTTAAGGCAGCAGGCGCCGATATCCATGTCAACGTTGACCCGGAGCTGGACGACCACCCGGAGATGGATGCCAACGCCCTGATTGCCAATACGCAGCGCTTTCTTGCGATGCCGGTGGAGCGCTGGCAGCAGCTGGTGAACGACATCGTGCTGGAGGTGGAAGACGCTGTTGAAGAGGTCGAAGACGACGCTGAGGTGCAAGAGCCAACCGATCTGCGCGATGACCTGCGTCTGCATTCGGTGGCCGTGTTTGCCGATGCGGTGCTGCTGTCTTTTGTGGCGCCGCAGCAGTTTCCGCAATGCTGGGTGCGTGCTCAGCTCTGCGAAGAGCTGGCGCTGGAAGATATCTCCATCGACGAGGACGATAGCGTCGAGACCCTCGAATTCAAATCGCTGGATGACATGCTGGACAACCTGAGCGCCAACAACGACAAGTAG
- a CDS encoding response regulator: MVLWFCTQYMSNSELKVPHVLIVDRDMQQLRLLVTALRSNAYTVSVIDNESQVYTRIFLQLPDLVLMDVQLPERHGIKAAKQLKDNSLTRRIPIIFISVLAEKNDRLLGLQSGAVDYILKPYYVDEVLERVRIHIALSRRKSPAAPKMPYQHAALESIPKMLSANTSINRVATEFIRAHISDSELKGGDVAASLGLSIHRLNIVFDAMAGMTVFEFIRQQRMKMAAELLKTGSLGVADIAAEVGYANSGNFSTEFKKFWKKSPKQYRLDCRDHTERS, translated from the coding sequence ATGGTGCTGTGGTTCTGCACGCAATATATGAGTAACAGTGAGCTCAAAGTCCCCCATGTGCTGATCGTCGACCGCGATATGCAGCAGCTCCGTCTGTTGGTCACCGCGCTGCGCAGCAATGCCTATACCGTCAGCGTTATAGACAACGAGAGCCAGGTCTACACCCGCATTTTTTTGCAGCTTCCGGACCTGGTGCTGATGGATGTGCAACTGCCAGAACGCCATGGTATTAAAGCAGCGAAACAGCTAAAGGATAATTCACTGACGCGGCGTATACCGATTATCTTCATCTCGGTATTAGCTGAAAAGAATGACCGCTTGTTGGGTTTGCAATCCGGAGCGGTGGACTACATATTGAAGCCTTATTATGTAGATGAGGTATTGGAACGGGTCCGCATTCACATTGCGTTGTCGCGCAGAAAATCACCTGCTGCCCCAAAAATGCCGTACCAGCACGCTGCCTTGGAATCCATTCCGAAGATGCTTTCAGCCAATACCAGTATCAACCGGGTAGCCACTGAATTTATTCGGGCGCATATCAGCGATTCCGAGCTTAAAGGCGGCGATGTTGCCGCCAGTCTGGGCCTGTCCATACACCGCCTGAATATTGTTTTTGACGCCATGGCCGGCATGACGGTCTTTGAATTCATACGCCAGCAGCGCATGAAGATGGCGGCCGAGCTGTTGAAAACGGGTTCGCTGGGCGTTGCCGATATCGCGGCAGAAGTGGGCTATGCCAACTCTGGCAACTTTTCCACCGAGTTCAAGAAATTCTGGAAGAAATCGCCCAAGCAGTACCGGCTGGATTGTCGGGACCATACGGAACGCAGTTGA
- a CDS encoding pyridoxal-phosphate dependent enzyme produces MAIHIQTPVIDSRALSLRSGKQVRLKLEALQPSGSFKTRGIGHACEVYQSRGAKRFISSSGGNAGYAVAYAGRMLNTPVTVVVPATTSQRAQQLIRSEGADVIVHGESWMEAHAQAQQLMTATDAFLHPFDDPLLWTGHASMIDELAQQGERPDLLICSVGGGGLLCGVVEGLQRNGWGSVPVLAAETAGAESFAKAVENGGPTLLPGIHSIATSLGARQVCDRAFALTQEHHIESVVVSDAAAVAACEEILLEHRMLVEPACGASVAALHSASPLLQQARSVVVILCGGVGITAGQLAQWSADFGS; encoded by the coding sequence ATGGCTATCCATATCCAAACCCCCGTCATCGACTCACGCGCACTCTCCCTGCGCAGCGGCAAGCAGGTGCGCCTGAAACTGGAGGCCTTGCAGCCCAGTGGCTCCTTCAAGACCCGTGGCATCGGGCATGCCTGCGAGGTGTACCAGTCGCGTGGCGCCAAGCGCTTTATCTCCTCATCGGGTGGCAATGCGGGCTATGCCGTGGCCTATGCTGGCCGCATGCTGAATACGCCAGTGACGGTGGTGGTCCCGGCGACCACATCGCAGCGGGCCCAGCAGTTGATCCGCTCCGAAGGGGCCGACGTGATCGTGCACGGCGAATCATGGATGGAGGCCCATGCCCAAGCCCAGCAGTTGATGACCGCCACCGATGCCTTTCTGCATCCCTTCGACGACCCTCTGCTCTGGACCGGCCATGCCAGCATGATCGATGAGCTGGCGCAGCAAGGCGAGCGGCCCGATCTGCTGATTTGCTCGGTAGGCGGCGGCGGGCTGCTATGCGGTGTGGTGGAGGGATTGCAGCGCAATGGCTGGGGCTCCGTGCCCGTCCTCGCCGCCGAGACCGCTGGCGCCGAATCCTTTGCGAAGGCAGTCGAGAACGGTGGCCCGACATTGCTGCCCGGCATCCACTCCATTGCCACCTCGCTGGGCGCACGCCAAGTCTGCGACCGTGCCTTTGCGCTGACCCAGGAGCACCACATCGAGAGCGTCGTCGTATCGGATGCCGCCGCCGTGGCCGCCTGCGAGGAGATTCTGCTGGAGCACCGCATGCTGGTAGAGCCGGCCTGCGGCGCATCCGTGGCCGCCTTGCACAGCGCATCACCACTGCTGCAGCAAGCCCGCTCCGTGGTAGTCATTCTCTGCGGTGGCGTGGGCATTACCGCAGGCCAGCTGGCGCAGTGGAGCGCCGATTTCGGCAGCTGA
- a CDS encoding MFS transporter — MNINPSVARLALAQALSGANTTVVYATGAIIGHMLAPRPELATLPITMFVVGMAISTLPAGQVARRYGRARAFQLGNLSGVLMGLIASLAIVQGSFALYCLATLFGGAYAAVVLSFRFAAAECVSPEEKPKALSTVLAGGVLAGVVGPQLVSATMNAWPPYAYSLTYICSSIVAVLSAMVLRGVKFQTLQPRSGPVVARPLGPIVRQPQFVVALLCGTVSYLLMNFMMTSAPLAMELCGISRTHSNYGIEMHVIAMYAPSFFTGSLIKRFGESRVIFAGLVLTALAAITGLAGISVSHFWVGLVLLGLGWNFGFLGASALVLKCHAPEDGPRVQSLNDFIVFGAMAVGSFASGSLLTTYGWDWVVGPMLPLVLVAVLSLGWLARARGSAEASQ; from the coding sequence ATGAATATCAATCCTTCGGTCGCGCGCCTGGCGCTGGCGCAGGCGCTGTCGGGCGCCAACACGACGGTGGTGTATGCCACGGGCGCCATCATCGGCCATATGCTTGCGCCCCGGCCCGAACTGGCGACCTTGCCGATCACGATGTTTGTCGTGGGCATGGCGATCTCCACCTTGCCGGCGGGCCAAGTGGCAAGGCGCTATGGGCGAGCCCGGGCCTTCCAGCTAGGCAATCTCAGCGGCGTGCTGATGGGGCTGATTGCCAGCCTGGCGATCGTGCAAGGCTCGTTTGCGCTGTATTGTCTGGCCACGCTTTTTGGCGGTGCCTATGCCGCCGTGGTGCTGAGTTTTAGGTTTGCGGCGGCCGAATGCGTATCGCCCGAGGAGAAGCCCAAGGCGCTGTCTACCGTGCTGGCAGGCGGCGTGCTGGCCGGCGTGGTGGGGCCGCAGCTGGTGAGCGCCACGATGAATGCCTGGCCGCCTTATGCCTACAGCCTCACCTATATCTGCTCGTCCATCGTCGCGGTGTTGTCGGCGATGGTGCTGCGGGGTGTGAAGTTCCAAACCCTCCAGCCACGCAGCGGGCCGGTGGTTGCCCGGCCGCTGGGGCCCATCGTGCGGCAGCCACAGTTTGTGGTGGCCCTGCTCTGCGGCACCGTCAGTTATTTGCTGATGAACTTCATGATGACCAGCGCACCGCTGGCGATGGAGCTCTGCGGCATCTCGCGCACGCATTCCAACTACGGTATCGAGATGCATGTGATCGCGATGTATGCACCGAGCTTTTTTACCGGCAGCCTGATCAAGCGCTTTGGCGAGAGCCGTGTCATCTTCGCTGGCCTGGTGCTGACTGCCCTGGCCGCCATCACCGGTCTGGCCGGTATCAGCGTTTCGCACTTCTGGGTGGGCCTGGTGCTGCTGGGCCTGGGCTGGAACTTCGGCTTCCTGGGCGCTTCGGCCTTGGTGCTGAAATGCCATGCGCCCGAAGACGGCCCGCGCGTGCAGTCACTCAATGACTTTATCGTCTTCGGCGCGATGGCCGTGGGCTCCTTCGCATCGGGCAGCCTGCTGACCACCTATGGCTGGGATTGGGTAGTGGGGCCGATGCTGCCGCTGGTGTTGGTGGCGGTGTTGTCGCTGGGGTGGTTGGCGCGGGCGCGGGGATCAGCGGAGGCGTCACAGTGA